In Xenorhabdus griffiniae, the genomic window GGGGCACGACCCGGAACAGGGCTTCGATTTTTTTCGCCAGCACCACGCCTTCGGTATAACAGCGAGGGAGTTTACTGGTGGAGAGCAAGACAGCTTTCTGTTCTTCGTTAAGTTTTTTGAAGCGTGCGATTTGTTCGACTTCATCCGGGGGCATGGTCAGGCACAGCCACCATTCGGCCATATTCAGCATTTTCTCAGCCGTATCCGGGTAATCGGCGAGGTTTTGCGTCGCCAGCCACAGCCAGGCCCCCAGTTTACGCCACATTTTCACCACTTTGGTCATATAGGGCGACAGCAGCGGGTTGGTGGTAGTGATATGCCCTTCATCAATCACCAGTTGCAGTTCCCTGTCCTGATACTGATCGCGTTCGGCCAGGTTATTGACGGTATTAATCAGTGAGACCATCGCCAGTGCCATCTGCGCTGAGTAGTTTTCCCGTGCCAGTGTGCCCAAATCAATCAGGGTGACATCCACTTCCGGCCACGGGGTGCCGGGACGGTTAAACAGCTCCCCTTCAAAACCCTGGGTAAACATCGACATGGCACCGGCCATTTCATCCGCCCGTGCCCGACGGTGCGCGGTGATTAACGGCTGGCCATGCTCGTCCTGCCGGTGATTGCGGGCGATAGCATAGAGGGCATTCTGTAAGTCTGAGGCCACCATCTGGCGTCCCTCAGCATGGCTGGTGTGGGCCGCCATCATAATGGCTTCGCGGATCAAACCCCGGTCGGAACGGGTTAAACGCTCTTCCTCTTTTTTCTCACCGCCGGTGATCATCAGCCGGGCCGCGATTTCCATCTCGCCCAGAATATCGCGCTGTTCATCGCCTTCATCTTGCCCTTCCTCTGTATCCGGAATATCGGCTTCATTAATGCGCAATTGTTGGGGGCTGAGTTGCAATAGTTGATGGGCATCGGCAAACAGCGCCAGACTCACCCCACAACCGGGCTTGATACCGATTTTATTGACCGTCAGCCCCAGGCTAGCGTAGTAATCGGCCAGTAAACCAAAGCTGTTCCCCGCTTCGACAATAAACAAGCGCGGTCGGTGGATAGCCATCAGTTGCACCAGAGAGGCACACAACGTGGCGGATTTACCTGCACCGGTTGGGCCAAACAACAATAAGTGCGCATTCTGGGTGCGATCCTGTTTATTCATCGGATCAAAAGTCAGCGGCGCGCCACCGCGATTAAAGAAGCTGAACCCCGGGTGCCCGGTGCCGGTTGAACGGCCGGTCACCGGCAAGAGTCCGGCCAGATGCTGCACCCAAGTCAGGCGGCTGTACCAGTGTTGCTTATCTTTCTGCGGGTTAAACCCCATCGGCAAAGCGCGCAGATAGGCATTCAACGGGGACACACTGAATTCCGGTCGCACCGGCTGTAATCCGGCGGTCAGTAACGTTGATGATAACTGGTGCGCCCGCTGGTTCAGGTCAGTGATATCGTTGCCCCGCACCAGAAAGATCAGCGCGCTGCGGTACAGTTTATGGCGTCGTCCCAGTAAGGCTTTGACTTCCTGCACATCCTGCCGGACACGCGCCGATTCGGTATTTTCCCCCACCGCATTTTTTGCCAGCCGGGTAAAATCCGCTTCCAGCGTATCCTGTGCCTGTGCCACAATGGTCAAAGAAACTACGGTGCCTTCCGGCATCATATCCATCAGGGCATTGATATTATCCCCCCGTTTCACTTCCCCCGTCAGCGTGCCCGGCTCTGGCGGGCGGCGCAAACGTTCAACTGGAATGGCCTTATGTGGCAGGCCATCAAACCACCAGATGCCATTGTCAGGATCAGACACCGGCGGGGTAAACCACAGGCTTTCGGCAAAGTCATTATTGACGGGAAGATCCGATGATGTGGCTGTTTCGTAACTTACGGTACGATAAAAATCGGCTTTTGCCATGCCCCAATCCGGGGCCGGATTAAAATGACGCAGCAACCAGCTGTGGATCTGCCCGCCATTTTGCCGAACAGCCACCATACCCGCGCCCACCAATGAGGAGACCAGTCGCTCGCAGATCTGATTAAGTGCCGCTACTGATGATTCCGTTTGGTGGTGAGTCTTCGATTTATAAGCAGGCAACCAGCGGTAGATTACCATGCGCGTCTGGCGCTGCTGCCCCCGCCACGGTTGCCCGGTGATTAAGCTATCCTGAAATATCCCGTCAGGCCGGGCAATGCTTGTCAGGTGGCGTTCGGACTCGGCCAGAAAGGCATTCGTAAAAGTCGTACCCTGTGCCCACGGTTTGACGTAATCCCGTAATGTATTGAGATAGCTGGTCGGATCATCGTCGTCCTGACAAAAAAATTGCACCACCCACGGCGAAATATCGTCCTCGTCCAGACTGTCCTGGATCGCATCTTCCAGCTGATCCCGGATTTCAACCAATCGTTCAAGCGGACGCCCTTCGGTCGCCACCGGTTCGATGCGATAGACCGCCCCGACAGAGACACCATCATCCAGCAACAGGCATTGACCGTCTTCCAGATATTCCACCCAGGGCAGATAATCGATAATGGAAGGGTTGGCCCGGTAAATCGCGGCTTCATCGGCTTCACGCAGTTGGCCGGGGCGGTGCAGCGGTTTGGGGATTTCCATCACAGGGCCTCCGTGCGTTCACCCGGCAGGGCGTATTGTACTTGCTGATAAAACGGGAATACGGTGCTGTAGCCCGGTATCGGCGTATTGCCGGCCGCCAGATGCGGAAACACATACATCACCATATCGGGGTTGGGGAGACGGGGAAATTGCTGGCTGATCTCCTGCGCCGCCGAACGGCTGTAGCTGTCAGGCTCATTCAGTGCCCGACTCCGTTCGGCTGGGGTTAACGCCCGGCGCAAGGTTTGCCTTGCTGGGATTGCACTATGACCTGCTTTGTTTCCCTGCCACATCGCCAGCACCGTCTGTTCTCCGGCCGGAAGCAACGTGTCTTTCGAGGTTGAACAACCGGCCATCAGCCCTGACAGACACAACACGACAACCGCGTTTATTTTTCGCATCGCTGAATCTCCATAGTGCCAATGGCAGTAAAGGTGGCAAACTCAGGATGGACGGCCAGTTCCGATACCGTAAACGCCAGGCGCTCCCACTGTTCCGGTTCAGCCTCGCTGTTGCCTGCCACCACGGATTGCCACTGTGTGTCTGACAGACGAAAAACAGTAAAATCACCGTCACCCAGCGGTTGACACGCCTTGCCGATGGCAAGACAGAGCCGGGATGTTTTTTTATCGGCAGGCCGCCAGCAGAGCTGAACCGGTACAGGCTCAGCATGTGGGGGGCGGTTAATTTGCAGGCAATAGGGTTGACTGGCACTGAACAGCCATTGAAAGACAGGCTTTTCCATTAATCTAAGGCTTCCTGAGTCGTATCATATTGAGCAGGTTCACTCACGCCGTAGTGCACCTTACGGCCTTTCGTTTCGTAATCCATCGCCAGACTTTGGGTGATATGCACCACAACGCCGGCACCGGGCGGGACGTAAACCGCATCAAACGTCTGGCTGTAACGTTGTTTGAGCCATTCGCCCATCTCCTTCATCCCCCCGGATATCGCTTTGCCTAATGCCGCCTGTCCGGCATTGCCGGTTAACGCGGATGTGATGCCGCCGGTGCCGTGGGTTTGGGCGGTGCGCTGACTTTCGTTCAAGGCGTCCCCGGCTGAATTCATGGCCGAGAGGGCAAACAACGTTGGCAGATAGGTGCTGGCATTGGATTTACGCTCACCGCTGATACAGGGAATGCCGTTTTCATCCGACAACCAGCCGATACCCTGCGGGTTTTGCCCTTTGCCCGGCAGGGTACGCACGGTGCCATCCTGAAACACAAACGTGATGGAATTGACCTGTCCCCGTACGCAAGACAGTGTCCAGTCGCCACTGGCCGAGCCGGACACCACGGCCCCTTCCACTTCCGGCAGTTCGATACCGTTGGCGGTCAGGTTATCTTTACCAATCAGGATCTTGAACGGGTAAGGGTCGGTCACGGTGCCATTGACCGGCACCCGACCGAGCAACGCAGTCATCGCCTGACTGCCTGCCAGCGTGGCATTTTCCGGCAGGGTATAGACCGGTTTTTGGTTTTCTTCCTTCGGCAAAGGGATCGGTGGGGTATTTTGCCCCGTTGCCGGTTGTTCACTTAAAAAAGTGGTCGGGAATTTAGCGGCGGGTTTGCCGTCAGCCCCGTTTTGGGGATCAACCGGTTTTTCATCGGCCGGTGTCACCCAGATAAATTCCTCCTGCCCACTGACCCGGTTGGCGGTATACGGATTGCCTAATGCGCTTTGGCTTTCCGGCACAGATAAAGGGGTTGAACTTAACTGTTCCGTCAGCAAATCAACCTGTGCCAGTAATCCCTGCTGCTCATCCTGCAACGTGCGCTGACGCTGTTCATCGTCCCGACGAATAGCCGCAACCGCCGCATCGATTTGGCCGACAACATCAAGGCGCTGCTGCTTTAACTGGTTATTTTCTTTTAAAATATCGGTATTCTGCTGGCTTAAACGTTTCTGCTCTGCCCGCACTTTATTGAGGGCACCTACCAGGGTACGCAGGGTATCTTCCGGCGTATCGCCCCCGACACCCAGCGCCTGCAACTCTTCCGGTGACAGCGTAGCCAGCACATGATTCGCCGTCGTACCGGGCGCGGCACTTTCCGTTGAACGGCAGCTTTTGATGCCAATAACCCCGCCGATAAGCAATACCACCGGCACCAGTATTTTCACCAACGCATTAGACTTAACTTCCATGGCGGCCTCCCGGTTTCACCGAGACCGGCTCAGGGATAAAGGTATTATCCGGCTGCCCTTTTGTGACCAGGTACAATACCGTCGTATCCTCCGGCGTCCCCGTTTCAGCCAGCCAGCGATGCTGGAACGTGGCGGTTACAAACTGCCCCTGTAATTCTCGCGGGTCGAGGGTGACAGTGCGTTTGGCCGTATTGCGCAGTTTCAGTGCTACCACAGTGTGATGGTGCAGCCTC contains:
- a CDS encoding conjugative transfer ATPase, whose protein sequence is MEIPKPLHRPGQLREADEAAIYRANPSIIDYLPWVEYLEDGQCLLLDDGVSVGAVYRIEPVATEGRPLERLVEIRDQLEDAIQDSLDEDDISPWVVQFFCQDDDDPTSYLNTLRDYVKPWAQGTTFTNAFLAESERHLTSIARPDGIFQDSLITGQPWRGQQRQTRMVIYRWLPAYKSKTHHQTESSVAALNQICERLVSSLVGAGMVAVRQNGGQIHSWLLRHFNPAPDWGMAKADFYRTVSYETATSSDLPVNNDFAESLWFTPPVSDPDNGIWWFDGLPHKAIPVERLRRPPEPGTLTGEVKRGDNINALMDMMPEGTVVSLTIVAQAQDTLEADFTRLAKNAVGENTESARVRQDVQEVKALLGRRHKLYRSALIFLVRGNDITDLNQRAHQLSSTLLTAGLQPVRPEFSVSPLNAYLRALPMGFNPQKDKQHWYSRLTWVQHLAGLLPVTGRSTGTGHPGFSFFNRGGAPLTFDPMNKQDRTQNAHLLLFGPTGAGKSATLCASLVQLMAIHRPRLFIVEAGNSFGLLADYYASLGLTVNKIGIKPGCGVSLALFADAHQLLQLSPQQLRINEADIPDTEEGQDEGDEQRDILGEMEIAARLMITGGEKKEEERLTRSDRGLIREAIMMAAHTSHAEGRQMVASDLQNALYAIARNHRQDEHGQPLITAHRRARADEMAGAMSMFTQGFEGELFNRPGTPWPEVDVTLIDLGTLARENYSAQMALAMVSLINTVNNLAERDQYQDRELQLVIDEGHITTTNPLLSPYMTKVVKMWRKLGAWLWLATQNLADYPDTAEKMLNMAEWWLCLTMPPDEVEQIARFKKLNEEQKAVLLSTSKLPRCYTEGVVLAKKIEALFRVVPPSLYLALGMTEKEEKAERRALMREHQCSELEAAVLVARKMDVARGLKLT
- a CDS encoding TIGR03751 family conjugal transfer lipoprotein — its product is MRKINAVVVLCLSGLMAGCSTSKDTLLPAGEQTVLAMWQGNKAGHSAIPARQTLRRALTPAERSRALNEPDSYSRSAAQEISQQFPRLPNPDMVMYVFPHLAAGNTPIPGYSTVFPFYQQVQYALPGERTEAL
- a CDS encoding TIGR03752 family integrating conjugative element protein encodes the protein MEVKSNALVKILVPVVLLIGGVIGIKSCRSTESAAPGTTANHVLATLSPEELQALGVGGDTPEDTLRTLVGALNKVRAEQKRLSQQNTDILKENNQLKQQRLDVVGQIDAAVAAIRRDDEQRQRTLQDEQQGLLAQVDLLTEQLSSTPLSVPESQSALGNPYTANRVSGQEEFIWVTPADEKPVDPQNGADGKPAAKFPTTFLSEQPATGQNTPPIPLPKEENQKPVYTLPENATLAGSQAMTALLGRVPVNGTVTDPYPFKILIGKDNLTANGIELPEVEGAVVSGSASGDWTLSCVRGQVNSITFVFQDGTVRTLPGKGQNPQGIGWLSDENGIPCISGERKSNASTYLPTLFALSAMNSAGDALNESQRTAQTHGTGGITSALTGNAGQAALGKAISGGMKEMGEWLKQRYSQTFDAVYVPPGAGVVVHITQSLAMDYETKGRKVHYGVSEPAQYDTTQEALD